The following are encoded in a window of Francisella tularensis subsp. tularensis genomic DNA:
- a CDS encoding M48 family metallopeptidase has product MSYKVKIIYRDVANLKISLNKDGLVTVVSPQKVTKKEIFKILESKKAWLDKHAKRLSVNQKYDYQNYTLNDGDCVYFLGREYPIKIVESKHNIVNYHDDHIQILLNPSVITNRKFKLQLLEEFYKDQADIILNNLVAKYLKITNQEITRVTIKKTKTRWGSCNYVKKTINLNFNLVLRDIQAIEYVVLHEIAHLTHPNHSKEFYAYVASYMPDWKVREKRLK; this is encoded by the coding sequence ATGAGTTATAAAGTTAAGATTATTTATAGGGATGTTGCTAACCTAAAGATTTCTTTAAATAAAGATGGTTTAGTAACAGTGGTATCACCTCAAAAGGTTACTAAGAAAGAAATTTTCAAAATTCTTGAGTCTAAAAAAGCATGGCTTGATAAACATGCTAAAAGATTATCAGTAAATCAAAAATATGATTATCAAAACTATACCTTAAATGATGGAGATTGTGTTTATTTTCTTGGGCGTGAATATCCTATCAAAATTGTTGAGTCAAAGCATAATATTGTCAATTATCATGATGATCATATTCAAATTTTATTAAATCCAAGTGTTATTACAAATAGAAAATTTAAGTTACAACTATTAGAAGAATTTTATAAAGATCAAGCAGATATTATTCTTAATAATCTAGTGGCTAAATACTTAAAAATTACTAATCAAGAAATTACTAGAGTTACAATAAAAAAAACAAAAACACGTTGGGGCTCATGTAACTATGTCAAAAAAACTATCAATCTTAATTTTAATCTTGTTTTGCGAGACATCCAAGCAATTGAATATGTGGTTTTACATGAGATAGCGCATTTAACTCATCCAAATCATTCAAAAGAATTTTATGCTTATGTGGCAAGCTATATGCCTGATTGGAAAGTTAGGGAAAAAAGGCTAAAATAG